The Salinibaculum sp. SYNS191 genome has a window encoding:
- a CDS encoding M20 family metallopeptidase — translation MSVRDLTRDLVAIPSHEDETAAGDRIETWLREHTDAAVERDDHGNVLARRNEGAPTSLALVGHHDVVPPDESQTDGGEYVLDERDGRLYGRGSADMKGAVAAAMTAFRDAEPDCELVFASFVGEEQGGVGARAAIEEGFAPDYAIVGEGTTGYSAEGVTDVAVAHKGRRGSTIRASGTAAHASEVERGENAIYRASDAIDVVRDLAFPATAVLGHEVRGSVAVTEIEGGSAWNVIPEHCTVTVDERTVPGERAPLERVEDIAGVTWEVDQDLPPMACDDADFADLVRDAAGDAQDGDPEQVVKPHATDAGWLADAGTTCLVCGAAEPGEAHTASESVSYAVVERCADIYQSVADRF, via the coding sequence ATGAGCGTTCGCGACCTCACCCGCGACCTCGTAGCGATTCCGAGCCACGAGGACGAGACGGCGGCCGGCGACCGAATCGAGACCTGGCTGCGCGAGCACACCGACGCCGCCGTCGAGCGCGACGACCACGGCAACGTCCTCGCCCGGCGCAACGAGGGGGCACCCACCTCGCTGGCGCTGGTCGGCCACCACGACGTCGTGCCGCCGGACGAGTCCCAGACCGACGGCGGGGAGTACGTCCTCGACGAGCGCGACGGCCGCCTCTACGGCCGCGGCAGCGCCGACATGAAGGGGGCTGTCGCCGCCGCGATGACCGCTTTCCGGGACGCAGAGCCCGACTGCGAACTCGTCTTCGCCTCCTTCGTCGGCGAGGAGCAGGGCGGCGTCGGCGCGCGGGCGGCCATCGAGGAGGGATTCGCTCCAGACTACGCCATCGTCGGCGAGGGGACGACCGGTTATTCTGCCGAGGGCGTCACCGACGTCGCCGTCGCCCACAAGGGCCGGCGGGGGTCGACCATCCGCGCCAGCGGGACCGCCGCCCACGCCAGCGAGGTCGAGCGCGGCGAGAACGCCATCTACCGCGCCAGCGACGCCATCGACGTGGTGCGCGACCTGGCGTTCCCGGCGACGGCGGTGCTGGGCCACGAGGTCCGGGGGAGCGTCGCCGTCACCGAAATCGAGGGCGGCAGCGCCTGGAACGTCATCCCCGAGCACTGTACGGTGACCGTCGACGAGCGGACGGTCCCCGGCGAGCGCGCCCCGCTGGAGCGCGTCGAGGATATCGCGGGCGTCACCTGGGAAGTCGACCAGGACCTGCCGCCGATGGCCTGCGACGACGCCGACTTCGCTGACCTCGTACGCGACGCCGCGGGAGACGCGCAGGACGGCGACCCCGAACAGGTCGTCAAGCCACACGCGACGGACGCTGGCTGGCTCGCGGACGCGGGCACGACGTGTCTCGTCTGCGGTGCGGCCGAACCCGGCGAGGCCCACACCGCCTCGGAGAGCGTCTCCTACGCCGTCGTCGAGCGGTGTGCGGACATCTACCAGTCCGTCGCAGACCGATTCTGA
- a CDS encoding metal ABC transporter permease, whose protein sequence is MTHTSALELGTAPALAVGGPVDRLVSFLLDDVWGAGLDVLADLTGVDMLGFPFMQRAYLAAVCIAIIGPLVGSFLVHREMAMIGDTLAHSAFAGVAAGLFVNSVFAFTVPPLLTALLVAAVAALLVQTLVDYAGAYRDTSLAIVLTGSFAVGSVLVTATDGGIAVGINAYLFGSLATVSRANAALLLGLSAVVTVGVAVAYRPLVYVTFDELGARAAGLDVTRYNQLLAVLTAVVVVGAMQIMGVILVAAMLVIPVAAATAVRGFKQSILAAVCAGLLATLLGVTLSYVYDVAAGGTIVLAAIGVYAAVLLGVRARRRLSRREQGTPTADAGTTATPDGGDERD, encoded by the coding sequence ATGACGCACACCTCCGCACTCGAACTGGGCACCGCCCCTGCACTCGCCGTCGGTGGCCCTGTCGACCGTCTCGTCTCGTTCCTCCTCGACGACGTGTGGGGGGCGGGCCTCGACGTGCTGGCCGACCTGACCGGCGTGGACATGCTCGGATTTCCGTTCATGCAGCGGGCCTATCTCGCGGCGGTCTGTATTGCGATCATCGGACCGCTCGTCGGGAGTTTTCTCGTCCACCGGGAGATGGCGATGATCGGCGACACCCTCGCACACTCGGCGTTCGCCGGCGTCGCCGCGGGCCTGTTCGTCAACAGCGTGTTCGCGTTCACGGTGCCGCCGCTGTTGACGGCACTGCTCGTCGCTGCCGTGGCCGCGTTGCTGGTGCAGACGCTCGTCGACTACGCCGGCGCGTATCGGGACACCTCGCTGGCGATCGTTCTGACGGGGTCGTTTGCCGTCGGGAGCGTTCTCGTCACCGCGACGGACGGGGGCATCGCCGTCGGCATCAACGCCTACCTCTTTGGCTCCCTCGCGACGGTCTCCAGAGCCAACGCGGCATTGCTGCTGGGACTGAGCGCCGTCGTCACCGTCGGGGTCGCCGTCGCCTACCGGCCGCTCGTCTACGTGACCTTCGACGAACTCGGGGCCCGCGCCGCCGGACTCGACGTCACCCGGTACAATCAGCTCCTCGCGGTGCTGACCGCCGTGGTCGTCGTCGGCGCGATGCAGATAATGGGCGTCATCCTCGTCGCGGCGATGCTCGTGATTCCGGTCGCCGCGGCCACCGCCGTCCGCGGGTTCAAGCAGTCGATTCTGGCAGCAGTCTGTGCCGGGCTTCTCGCCACGCTCCTTGGTGTGACGCTTTCGTACGTCTACGACGTCGCCGCAGGCGGGACCATCGTCCTCGCGGCTATCGGCGTCTACGCGGCCGTCCTGCTCGGCGTTCGCGCCCGCCGTCGGCTCTCCCGCCGCGAACAGGGGACGCCGACGGCCGACGCGGGGACCACCGCGACGCCGGACGGCGGCGACGAACGCGACTGA
- a CDS encoding GTP-binding protein, translating into MTERSEPLTVAVCGPVGSGKTALVAEVVPRLHAAGLTVGVVTTDVTNSEDATALRDALDGLVPSDLVVGVVGDPAPETLHSDHLRAFLRSNPDLDRVLVESGGDTTSGTAPDVVDYSLFVISAAEGDDIPRKRGPAVVGCDLLVVNKTDLAEHVGANLDTIERDARTVRDGPFVFTNCKTGEGVDAVVDHIEKAALLASST; encoded by the coding sequence ATGACCGAGCGGAGCGAGCCGCTCACGGTCGCCGTCTGCGGGCCGGTCGGCTCCGGGAAGACGGCGCTCGTCGCGGAGGTCGTCCCCCGGTTGCACGCGGCGGGGCTGACCGTCGGCGTCGTCACCACCGACGTGACCAACAGCGAGGACGCAACAGCCCTCCGGGACGCGCTCGACGGACTCGTCCCGTCCGACCTGGTGGTGGGCGTCGTCGGCGACCCCGCACCGGAGACGCTCCACAGCGACCACCTCCGGGCCTTCCTCCGGAGCAACCCGGACCTCGACAGGGTACTCGTCGAGAGCGGCGGCGACACCACCAGCGGGACCGCACCCGACGTCGTCGACTACTCGCTTTTCGTCATCTCGGCCGCCGAGGGCGACGACATCCCGCGCAAGCGCGGGCCTGCCGTCGTCGGCTGTGACCTGCTCGTCGTCAACAAGACCGACCTGGCCGAGCACGTCGGCGCGAACCTCGACACCATCGAGCGGGACGCACGCACGGTCCGCGACGGCCCCTTCGTCTTCACCAACTGCAAGACCGGCGAGGGCGTCGACGCCGTCGTCGACCACATCGAGAAGGCCGCGCTCCTCGCCTCGTCGACGTAG
- a CDS encoding helix-turn-helix domain-containing protein, producing the protein MTESDGEGIADLPPSAKLVYKVLEYNGPLTQKGIVEESMLSARTVRYALERLDEVGVIEEDVYFADARQNLYEIVADHDEEEPEAAVSD; encoded by the coding sequence ATGACAGAATCCGACGGGGAGGGTATCGCCGACCTTCCGCCGAGCGCCAAGCTCGTCTACAAGGTTCTCGAATACAACGGGCCGCTGACCCAGAAGGGAATCGTCGAGGAGTCGATGCTCTCGGCCCGAACCGTCCGGTACGCGCTCGAACGGCTCGACGAGGTAGGCGTCATCGAGGAGGACGTCTACTTCGCCGACGCGCGCCAGAACCTCTACGAAATCGTCGCGGACCACGACGAAGAGGAACCGGAAGCCGCAGTCTCCGACTGA
- a CDS encoding PINc/VapC family ATPase, which yields MEIVPDTSVVIDGRVSEQVEADADPASEAVGEGFAGGTIVIPEAVVGELEAQANDGRQTGWEGLEELQRLVALEEDGVVDVEYVGRRPDAIEKRDAGEGEIDALIRDIAADRGATLLTSDDVQAEVARAKGIDVIEVEPRGRDVDHLAIEEFFDDETMSVHLKTGVRPMAKRGSIGEMHYQTIGDAALTEGELREYIADIEEGARASPDGFVELDEPGMTIVQFRTFRIAIAQPPFADGLEITAVRPIVKTELDDYEHADELRDRLLERQRGVLISGSPGAGKSTFAQAVAEFLADSDYAVKTMEKPRDLQVGPNITQYTALAGEMAKTADSLLMVRPDYTIYDEVRKTDDFEVFADMRLAGVGMVGVVHATRGIDALQRLIGRVELGLIPQVVDTVVYIEDGMVDTVYDVHTEVKVPEGLMEEDLARPVIMVTDFETGQPAYEIYTFNRQVVTVPIGEEEGPGSESGVDRIAKQEIEREIRSVAQGHVEVELRSPDTAVVWVEERDISGVIGKGGGRISDIENRLGIDIDVRTFAERPEGKTQTGGGGGGSGGTGMQGKSVVPEITSRHVIIPLEGHAGDTVEVQADGDYLFTATVSRGGEIQVSRGSAIAEELEGAIDHGRTITVVPS from the coding sequence ATGGAAATCGTACCGGACACGAGCGTGGTCATCGACGGCCGCGTGTCCGAGCAGGTCGAAGCCGACGCGGACCCCGCATCCGAAGCGGTCGGGGAGGGGTTCGCCGGTGGGACCATCGTCATTCCCGAGGCAGTCGTCGGGGAACTCGAAGCACAGGCCAACGACGGCCGACAGACCGGCTGGGAAGGCCTCGAAGAGCTCCAGCGCCTCGTCGCGCTGGAGGAAGACGGCGTCGTCGACGTGGAGTACGTCGGCCGCCGCCCCGACGCCATCGAGAAACGCGACGCCGGCGAGGGCGAAATCGACGCGCTCATCCGCGACATCGCCGCCGACCGCGGCGCGACGCTTCTGACCAGCGACGACGTGCAGGCCGAAGTCGCCCGCGCGAAGGGCATCGACGTCATCGAGGTCGAACCCCGCGGCCGGGACGTCGACCACCTCGCAATCGAGGAGTTCTTCGACGACGAGACGATGAGCGTCCACCTCAAGACCGGCGTCCGCCCGATGGCGAAACGCGGCTCCATCGGCGAGATGCACTACCAGACCATCGGCGACGCGGCACTCACCGAGGGCGAACTCCGCGAGTACATCGCCGACATCGAGGAGGGCGCGCGGGCGAGTCCGGACGGCTTCGTCGAACTTGACGAACCCGGCATGACCATCGTCCAGTTCCGCACCTTCCGCATCGCCATCGCCCAGCCACCCTTCGCCGACGGGCTGGAGATTACGGCCGTCCGGCCCATCGTCAAGACCGAACTCGACGACTACGAGCACGCCGACGAACTCCGGGACCGCCTGCTGGAGCGCCAGCGCGGCGTCCTCATCTCCGGGTCGCCCGGCGCTGGCAAGTCGACGTTCGCCCAGGCCGTCGCGGAGTTCCTCGCGGATTCGGACTACGCCGTGAAGACGATGGAGAAACCCCGCGACCTGCAGGTCGGGCCGAACATCACCCAGTACACCGCACTCGCCGGCGAGATGGCGAAGACCGCCGACTCGCTTCTGATGGTCCGGCCGGACTACACCATCTACGACGAGGTGCGCAAGACCGACGACTTCGAGGTGTTCGCGGACATGCGGCTGGCCGGCGTCGGCATGGTCGGCGTCGTCCACGCGACCCGCGGCATCGACGCGCTCCAGCGGCTCATCGGCCGCGTCGAACTGGGGCTCATCCCGCAAGTCGTCGACACCGTCGTCTACATCGAGGACGGCATGGTCGACACCGTCTACGACGTCCACACCGAGGTCAAGGTCCCCGAGGGCCTGATGGAGGAGGACCTCGCGCGGCCGGTCATCATGGTCACGGACTTCGAGACCGGTCAGCCGGCCTACGAAATCTACACCTTCAACCGTCAGGTCGTCACCGTCCCCATCGGCGAGGAGGAGGGTCCCGGCTCCGAGAGCGGCGTCGACCGCATCGCCAAACAGGAGATTGAGCGCGAAATCCGCTCGGTCGCGCAGGGTCACGTCGAGGTCGAACTGCGCAGCCCCGACACGGCGGTCGTCTGGGTCGAGGAGCGGGACATCTCCGGCGTCATCGGCAAGGGCGGCGGCCGCATCTCCGACATCGAGAACCGCCTCGGCATCGACATCGACGTGCGCACCTTCGCGGAGCGGCCGGAGGGCAAGACCCAGACCGGCGGCGGTGGCGGCGGGTCCGGCGGCACCGGGATGCAGGGCAAGAGCGTCGTCCCGGAGATAACGAGCCGGCACGTCATCATCCCGCTGGAGGGCCACGCCGGCGATACCGTGGAGGTCCAGGCCGACGGCGACTACCTGTTCACCGCTACCGTCTCCCGCGGCGGCGAAATTCAGGTCTCGCGGGGGAGCGCCATCGCGGAGGAACTGGAGGGGGCCATCGACCACGGGCGGACGATCACCGTCGTTCCGTCGTAG
- a CDS encoding metal ABC transporter ATP-binding protein, which produces MAVVEVRDVTFAYTERPVVEGVSLDVAEGEFLGLVGPNGSGKTTLLHLMVGLRRPDSGTVTLFGDPAHTSTQRERVGFVPQDVATTDGEMPMTVREAVRMGRYPHKLLGRFTSDDRDAIDAALDRVGIADIADRRVARLSGGQRQRVFIARALAADADLLALDEPTVGVDADSREAFYGLLHELNEDGITVVLIEHDIGIVTTHATEIACLNRELFFHGDPETFVETDALAEAYGDSQSIIHHEH; this is translated from the coding sequence ATGGCCGTCGTCGAGGTTCGCGACGTGACCTTCGCGTACACCGAGCGCCCGGTCGTCGAGGGGGTCTCGCTCGACGTCGCCGAAGGCGAGTTTCTGGGGCTCGTCGGCCCGAACGGCTCCGGGAAGACGACGCTGCTCCACCTGATGGTCGGGCTTCGCCGGCCCGACAGCGGCACTGTGACGCTGTTCGGCGACCCCGCCCACACGTCCACGCAACGCGAGCGCGTCGGGTTCGTCCCACAGGACGTGGCGACCACCGACGGGGAGATGCCGATGACCGTGCGCGAGGCGGTTCGGATGGGCCGGTATCCGCACAAACTGCTGGGCCGGTTCACGAGCGACGACCGCGACGCCATCGACGCCGCCCTGGACCGCGTCGGCATCGCCGACATCGCCGACCGGCGCGTCGCCCGGCTCTCGGGCGGGCAGCGCCAGCGGGTCTTCATCGCCCGTGCGCTCGCGGCGGACGCCGACCTCCTCGCACTCGACGAGCCGACGGTCGGCGTCGACGCCGACTCCCGCGAAGCGTTCTACGGCCTGCTCCACGAGTTGAACGAGGACGGCATCACTGTCGTCCTCATCGAACACGACATCGGCATCGTCACGACACACGCCACGGAAATCGCCTGCCTCAACCGGGAACTGTTCTTCCACGGTGACCCCGAGACCTTCGTCGAGACCGACGCGCTCGCGGAGGCCTACGGCGACTCCCAATCCATCATCCACCACGAACACTGA
- a CDS encoding SRPBCC domain-containing protein, which produces MHSIHTSIDIDAPAETVWEVLTDFEQYPEWNGHTRITGTAAEGERLTVAPGPDGERMPTFKPRVLRADEGELAWLGHLWVRGLFDGEHSFVVEDLGRGESRLVQSEAFSGVLAGVLLRRYGARTEATFEAVNAALKERAEALAAETTAAAA; this is translated from the coding sequence ATGCACAGCATCCACACTTCTATCGACATCGACGCCCCGGCCGAGACGGTCTGGGAGGTGCTCACCGACTTCGAGCAGTACCCGGAGTGGAACGGCCACACCCGAATCACGGGGACCGCCGCGGAGGGCGAGCGCCTGACCGTCGCACCCGGTCCGGACGGCGAGCGGATGCCGACGTTCAAACCGCGAGTGCTCCGCGCCGACGAGGGCGAACTCGCTTGGCTGGGCCACCTCTGGGTCCGGGGGCTGTTCGACGGCGAACACTCCTTCGTCGTCGAGGACCTGGGCCGCGGCGAGTCGCGGCTGGTCCAGTCCGAGGCGTTCTCGGGTGTCCTCGCCGGGGTGCTCCTGCGCCGGTACGGGGCACGGACCGAGGCGACCTTCGAGGCGGTCAACGCCGCGCTGAAGGAGCGCGCGGAGGCGCTGGCGGCGGAGACGACCGCCGCCGCGGCCTGA
- a CDS encoding PQQ-binding-like beta-propeller repeat protein — protein MTQNWSRRALLAALGSVGSAALAGCGNLADGSQSSSPTETPTATARSEPAVPDSIDSDWPVPAADPGRSNHVPGRVGPTEDVDELWATGTDTTLSGPVVADETAYVGGRDGTVRAVNARTGDTRWTRSVGAAAATPWAVEDSLYVPTADGVVALAADGTERWRHDVGEPMGFVAADHGVYVLHLGDPPVVVGYDRGDGTERWRTDLREPMGETLFATDDAVVASSGHRGTYPWRLDPETGEESGPELGPTDRPVERFVVDDTVYSAFFGVVEAHPLTEDGGGWSRAFGTGQLVAGGARHVYAASRGDDGGLTALAPEDGTTEWEVDVGAGAARPVVTDAAVVVRTDGAVRCFDPVDGTERWQRTADGIGEQFVVVDDLLVTTDGGTVRAFRPL, from the coding sequence ATGACGCAGAACTGGTCCCGGCGCGCTCTCCTCGCCGCGCTCGGTAGCGTCGGTAGCGCCGCCCTCGCCGGCTGTGGGAACCTGGCCGATGGGTCGCAGTCGTCGAGCCCGACGGAGACGCCGACGGCGACAGCGCGTTCCGAACCCGCAGTCCCCGACAGCATCGATTCCGACTGGCCCGTCCCCGCCGCCGACCCCGGGCGGAGCAATCACGTCCCCGGACGGGTCGGCCCGACCGAGGACGTCGACGAACTGTGGGCGACAGGGACGGACACGACGCTGTCCGGCCCGGTCGTCGCCGACGAGACGGCCTACGTCGGCGGACGCGATGGGACCGTCCGGGCGGTGAACGCACGGACCGGCGACACCCGCTGGACGCGGTCGGTCGGGGCCGCCGCGGCGACGCCGTGGGCCGTCGAGGACTCGCTGTACGTGCCGACCGCCGACGGCGTGGTTGCCCTCGCCGCCGACGGGACGGAGCGCTGGCGGCACGATGTCGGCGAGCCGATGGGCTTCGTCGCGGCCGACCACGGCGTGTACGTCCTGCACCTGGGCGACCCGCCGGTCGTCGTCGGTTACGACCGCGGCGACGGGACGGAGCGGTGGCGGACCGACCTCCGGGAGCCGATGGGCGAGACGCTGTTCGCCACCGACGACGCCGTCGTCGCCAGCAGCGGCCACCGCGGAACCTACCCCTGGCGGCTCGACCCCGAGACGGGCGAGGAAAGCGGGCCCGAACTGGGGCCGACCGACCGGCCAGTCGAGCGGTTCGTCGTGGACGACACCGTCTACAGCGCCTTCTTCGGCGTCGTGGAGGCCCACCCGCTGACCGAGGACGGCGGTGGCTGGAGCCGCGCGTTCGGCACGGGACAGTTGGTCGCCGGCGGCGCGAGACACGTCTACGCGGCCAGCCGCGGAGACGACGGCGGACTGACCGCGCTGGCGCCCGAGGACGGGACGACCGAGTGGGAGGTCGACGTCGGCGCGGGCGCAGCGCGTCCCGTCGTCACCGACGCCGCCGTCGTCGTGCGCACCGACGGCGCGGTGCGCTGCTTCGACCCGGTCGACGGGACGGAACGCTGGCAGCGCACGGCCGACGGCATCGGCGAGCAGTTCGTGGTCGTCGACGACCTCCTCGTCACGACCGACGGCGGAACTGTCCGGGCGTTCCGACCCCTCTGA
- a CDS encoding metal ABC transporter substrate-binding protein produces MNLSRRRLLSAALATAGTGLLAGCTGDASDSPGSEPGRKTAVSSFFVFGDITAQVAGDAAEANLLVPVGQHGHGWEPGPRVRADIHDADLLVHGMAGFQPWVDDIRGDLEADGSNVTTVDVSRGLSLLEPGGAHDDHDAHDSHAEDSHDEDHQEGTHDGEEHGRGMDPHFWLDPLRVKEAVGNVRAGLATVDSDNAETYARNAETVRGRLDDLHETIESTVGAASDRPLLVAGHDSFQYFGDRYGVEVEALTNVSPDDRPTTRDIEHAQEIIRAHDLQYICADPLESQQAATQLVAETDAEAVLPLTAMPGLTDEWADDDWGYVEVMENVNVPTLERALDE; encoded by the coding sequence ATGAACCTCAGCAGACGACGGCTGTTATCTGCGGCGCTCGCGACGGCCGGAACGGGCCTCCTCGCGGGTTGCACCGGTGACGCGTCGGACAGCCCCGGTTCGGAACCCGGCCGCAAGACTGCAGTGAGTTCGTTTTTCGTGTTCGGCGACATCACCGCGCAGGTCGCCGGTGACGCGGCGGAGGCGAACCTGCTCGTCCCCGTCGGCCAGCACGGTCACGGCTGGGAGCCGGGACCGCGGGTGCGTGCGGACATCCACGACGCAGACCTGCTCGTCCACGGGATGGCGGGATTCCAGCCCTGGGTCGACGACATCAGAGGCGACCTCGAAGCCGACGGGTCGAACGTGACCACCGTCGACGTGAGCAGGGGACTCTCGCTGCTCGAACCCGGCGGGGCACACGACGACCACGACGCGCACGACAGCCACGCCGAAGACAGTCACGACGAGGACCACCAGGAGGGGACGCACGACGGTGAAGAACACGGACGCGGGATGGACCCGCACTTCTGGTTGGACCCGCTCCGGGTGAAAGAGGCGGTGGGGAACGTTCGAGCGGGACTCGCCACCGTCGACAGCGACAACGCAGAGACGTACGCCCGGAACGCCGAGACCGTGCGGGGTCGGCTGGACGACCTGCACGAGACCATCGAGTCGACGGTCGGCGCGGCGTCCGACCGGCCGCTCCTCGTCGCCGGGCACGACTCCTTCCAGTACTTCGGCGACCGCTACGGCGTCGAGGTCGAAGCGCTCACGAACGTCTCGCCGGACGACCGTCCGACGACCCGGGACATCGAGCACGCACAGGAGATAATCCGGGCCCACGACCTGCAGTACATCTGCGCGGACCCGCTGGAGTCCCAGCAGGCCGCCACGCAACTCGTCGCGGAGACCGACGCCGAGGCCGTGCTCCCGCTGACCGCGATGCCGGGGCTGACCGACGAGTGGGCCGACGATGACTGGGGGTACGTCGAAGTCATGGAGAACGTCAACGTTCCGACCCTCGAGCGGGCACTCGACGAATAA
- a CDS encoding archaemetzincin family Zn-dependent metalloprotease produces MHVDIVPVGEVDAVVKRQASSGLRTVYDCDVTVHDAQTVPSGSYDSSRDQYRAEEFIDLAKRIGDGEKNIAITPKDLFYHRRNYVFGLAYLGGNGSVISTYRLHTSSDGGFSNRSPEDIFSDRVRKEVVHEIGHTLGLEHCDNKRCVMNFSPTVREVDVKEETLCGSCQRNVL; encoded by the coding sequence ATGCACGTCGACATCGTGCCGGTGGGCGAGGTCGACGCCGTTGTCAAGCGCCAGGCATCCAGCGGCCTGCGCACGGTCTACGACTGCGACGTCACCGTCCACGACGCACAGACGGTCCCCTCGGGTTCGTACGACTCCAGCCGCGACCAGTACCGCGCCGAGGAGTTCATCGACCTCGCCAAGCGAATCGGCGACGGCGAGAAGAACATCGCCATCACCCCGAAGGACCTGTTCTACCACCGGCGCAACTACGTCTTCGGCCTGGCCTACCTCGGCGGCAACGGAAGCGTCATCTCCACGTACCGCCTGCACACCTCCTCGGACGGCGGCTTCTCGAACCGCTCGCCGGAGGACATCTTCTCCGACCGCGTCCGCAAGGAGGTCGTCCACGAAATCGGCCACACGCTCGGCCTGGAGCACTGCGACAACAAGCGCTGCGTGATGAACTTCTCGCCCACCGTCCGCGAGGTCGACGTCAAGGAGGAGACCCTCTGTGGCTCCTGCCAGCGAAACGTCCTCTGA
- a CDS encoding ribosome biogenesis/translation initiation ATPase RLI encodes MADDSIAVVDLDRCQPDRCSYECANFCPPNRTGKECIVERGEVYEEDEPYQGSPDQVWISEEICLGETCGICVEKCPFDAIQIINLPQELTEDPVHRYGENAFALYGLPAPQEGRVTGILGPNGIGKTTAVRILADELAPNLGEVNREPDWEEILEAYRGTALQDYLEAMRDGDVTVARKPQYVDKIPDQFDGPTRQLLEQTDERDVLDSLVERLGIAPVVDQHIDTLSGGELQRVALAATLARDADFYFLDEITPYLDIGQRMTAARLIRELAETEDRSMLVVEHDLAILDLLADAIHVAYGESGAFGVITDPKSVKGGINEYLSGYLENENMRIRQTEIEFEEHAPRSISTGDVAIEYPDLTKSYGDGEFSLEVEAGTIRESEVLGVVGPNGIGKSTFAKLLAGRLEPDEGEVDARLDIAYKPQYIEIDQPMRVDAFLSSITDDFGSSYWNTEIAQPLQLERIMEQQLTDLSGGERQRVAIAACLSEDADLYLLDEPSAHLDVEQRVLATSAIRRYAENHDATALVIDHDIYMIDLLADRLLVFDGEPARHGHTAPPQGMREGMNEFLSNLDITFRRDERTSRPRINKPDSQLDRKQKNAGEYYYAP; translated from the coding sequence ATGGCCGACGACAGCATCGCGGTCGTCGACCTGGACCGCTGTCAACCCGACCGCTGTAGCTACGAGTGCGCCAACTTCTGTCCGCCCAACCGGACCGGCAAGGAGTGCATCGTCGAGCGCGGCGAGGTCTACGAGGAGGACGAACCCTACCAGGGCTCGCCCGACCAGGTGTGGATTTCCGAGGAAATCTGCCTGGGCGAGACCTGCGGCATCTGCGTCGAGAAGTGCCCCTTCGACGCCATCCAGATCATCAACCTCCCGCAGGAACTGACCGAGGACCCGGTCCACCGCTACGGCGAGAACGCCTTCGCCCTCTACGGCCTGCCCGCGCCACAGGAGGGCCGCGTGACGGGCATCCTCGGCCCGAACGGCATCGGGAAGACCACGGCCGTGCGCATCCTCGCAGACGAACTCGCGCCGAACCTCGGCGAGGTCAACAGGGAGCCCGACTGGGAGGAGATTCTGGAGGCCTACCGCGGGACGGCCCTGCAGGACTACCTCGAAGCGATGCGCGACGGCGACGTCACCGTCGCGCGCAAACCGCAGTACGTCGACAAGATTCCCGACCAGTTCGACGGCCCCACGCGCCAGTTGCTCGAACAGACCGACGAGCGCGACGTGCTCGACTCGCTGGTCGAGCGCCTGGGCATCGCACCAGTCGTCGACCAGCACATCGACACCCTCTCCGGCGGCGAACTCCAGCGCGTCGCGCTCGCGGCCACGCTCGCCCGCGACGCGGACTTCTACTTCCTCGACGAGATTACGCCCTACCTGGACATCGGCCAGCGGATGACCGCCGCGCGACTCATCCGCGAACTCGCCGAGACGGAGGACCGCTCGATGCTCGTCGTAGAACACGACCTGGCCATCCTCGACCTGCTGGCCGACGCCATCCACGTCGCCTACGGTGAGTCGGGCGCCTTCGGCGTCATCACGGACCCGAAATCCGTCAAGGGCGGTATCAACGAGTACCTCTCGGGCTACCTGGAGAACGAGAACATGCGTATCCGCCAGACGGAAATCGAGTTCGAGGAGCACGCGCCCCGCTCCATCTCCACCGGCGACGTCGCAATCGAGTACCCCGACCTCACCAAGAGCTACGGCGACGGCGAGTTCTCGCTCGAAGTCGAAGCTGGCACCATCCGCGAGAGCGAGGTGCTGGGCGTCGTCGGCCCGAACGGTATCGGGAAGTCGACGTTCGCCAAACTGCTCGCGGGCCGGCTCGAACCCGACGAGGGCGAGGTCGACGCGCGCCTCGACATCGCCTACAAGCCCCAGTACATCGAAATCGACCAGCCGATGCGCGTCGACGCCTTCCTCTCCTCCATCACGGACGACTTCGGCTCCTCGTACTGGAACACCGAAATCGCCCAGCCGCTGCAACTGGAGCGCATCATGGAGCAGCAACTCACCGACCTCTCCGGCGGGGAGCGCCAGCGCGTCGCCATCGCGGCCTGCCTCTCCGAGGACGCCGACCTCTACCTGCTTGACGAGCCGTCGGCGCACCTGGACGTCGAGCAGCGCGTGCTCGCCACGAGCGCCATCCGGCGCTATGCCGAGAACCACGACGCGACGGCGCTGGTCATCGACCACGACATCTACATGATAGACCTGCTGGCCGACCGCCTGCTGGTCTTCGACGGCGAACCGGCCCGACACGGCCACACCGCTCCCCCGCAGGGCATGCGCGAGGGGATGAACGAGTTCCTCTCGAACCTGGACATCACGTTCCGCCGCGACGAGCGGACCTCCCGCCCGCGCATCAACAAGCCCGACAGCCAACTCGACCGCAAGCAGAAGAACGCGGGCGAGTACTACTACGCGCCCTGA